The region ACTCGAGTTCTTCCGGGGTAGGTGCCAAGACCCGCTCTACGGCGGAAACCTGCGAGGGATGGATGCACAGCTTGGCGCCGAATCCGAAAGAGCGCGACCGGTGAGCGTCGGCGCTCGTCCGCACCGCATCCGAGGTGTCCAGCGTCACACCATCGACGGGCGCCGCGATCCCCGCGCGGCGCGACGCCGCCACCAGCGCGAACCGCACCGGCGCGAGCTCGGGCTCTTCGGGTCCGCAACGCATTCCGAGGTCGAGCTGGAAGTCGAGATGGCCGAACGCCAGCCGCGACACCTGCGGCACCCGTGCGAGCAGGTCGGCCGCATCGAGGCCGGCCAGGGACTCCACCAGCGGCACGAGCCGGGCCTGGCCGCCCAGCGCCGCGTTCAATGCGTGCAACGCCGCGGGCGCTTCGGCCTTGGGAAGCATGACGCCGCCGAGGCCGCGTTCGACCCAGCGCCTGAGCGACCGCACTTCCCTGTCATGCCATGCGCTGCCGCAAGCGTTGATGCGCACCATCGTCCGCGCCAGGTCCTTGTCGGCAAAGCGGGCCAGCTGCTCCACGAGCTGGTCGAGCGCCTCGTCCTTCCTGTCCGGGGGCACGGCATCCTCCAGGTCCACGATGACACAGCCCGCGCCGCTGTCCAGCGCCTTCGCGAAACGTTCGGGACGCGACGCGGGCACGAAAAGAAAACTGCGGGCGCGGTCAAGGACGGATGTCATGTCGGGATCGCCTTTGTTACGGGGTCCGTGATTTCCAGTTCGGCCGGGAGAATTGGGCCAGCGCCACGCCCCCGAGCGCCATGAGCGCCCCGAGGATCTTCCAGGCGGAAAACGTCTCTCCCAGCGTGGCCCAGGCGATCAGCCCGGCCACTGGCGGCAGCAAGTACAGCAAAGGCGCGGTGCGTGGAACGCCCAGCTCGTGATTGAGCCAACCCCACACCAGCCACCCGCCGAACGACGCGACGATGAGGGACCATGCCAGCGCCATCCACCCATCCAGCGAGAGCGTCCGCCATGGCGCCGCCCACGCGCCCGGCAGGTGCAGCGCGAGCATGGGCAGCGTCGCGATCAGGGTCGCGTACGTCATGACGACCAGCACGCCGCGCCGGGCGATCAGGGCCCGGGCCGCGACGGTGTGGCACGCGAAGAGCAGCGTCGCGACGAGCAGCAGCAAGTCCCCGAGCGTGCCCGCCGCGGTCGCCTGCAGCTTGTCCGACAGGAAAACGAGGATCCCGGCGAGGGCGAGCCCGACGCCGAGCTGCTGCACCCGATCGAGCCGGACCGCGCTGGTGAACCGCACGATCAGCAAGGTGAAGATCGGTCCGCAGGCGGAGATCAGCGCGCTGGAGAAAGGCGTGGACAGGTTCATCGCGTTCGCCATGACCGTCACATGCAACACATGGCCGACGAACGCCAGTCCGGTGAGCACCATCCATTCCCGCCGCTCGAGGCGCGGCCATGACAGCCCGTGGCGCCACAACAGGATGAACAAGGCGCACAGCGCGGTGATCACATACCGCGCGGCGACGACGCCGGACGGGCCGAGCAACGCGAGCAAGCCTTTCTGGATGCTGTAGTTGCTGCCCCAGATGACGACGAGGACCACTGCGAGCACGTACGCAGCGGAGCGCGGCCGCAAATTCGATCCCGTCACGGGCCCGGCTTGCGCCTCGCGCCGAAGGACGCGACGCCCGCGGCGAAGGCGGGCCGCTCGATCAACTCCATCTGGCGCTCGCGCTCCCGCGCGAGCTGTTCCTCGAAGGAGCTCGACTCCGCCGCCGCGAACAACGCCCGCGCTTCATTGGCGGCGCCGGCAGGCAGCTCGGCCAGGCGCGAGGCGAGCTGCCGGCAGTGCGCCTGCAATTGCGCATCGTCCACGCAATCCCAGATCAAACCCCATTGCACCGCCTTCTCGGCGGACAGCTTGTCGCCCGTCAACGTGAGCGCAAGCGCACGCGCACGCCCGAGGGCACGGGGGAGATGCCAGCTCGCGCCCATGTCGGGAACGAGCCCGAGCGCCGGCACGAACGGCAGGTAGAAATACGCCGACCGCGCGGCGACAACGATGTCCGCCGCGAGCGCCAGCCCCACGCCGCCGCCGGCGGCCACGCCGTTCATCGCGCAGACCACGGGCACGGGCAACGCACGCAGGCCCGCGACGATCGGGTTGCCGGTCTGCTCCATCATCTCGCCGACGTAAGTGCCCATCGATGCGCCGGGCTGCGCGGCGCGGCGGCCGAACTCGGCCAGGTCCGCGCCCGCGCAGAACGCCTTGCCCTCGCCCGTCACGATCAGCGCGCGGATGGAACGATCTTCCCGCACGCGTTTCAGCGCGGCCAGGCAGCCTTGCTGCAGCGCGTCGGTCAGCGGGTTCATGCGCGCACCTTCGTTCAGCGTGAGCGTCGCCACGCCATCGCGCACGTCGAACAGGGTGGAAGCCGTGCCATTCATTGGGATGCGTCCTTCAGGTGGGCGAAATACGTGCGGACGACCTCGCCGTCGAGCTTCAGCGCGTGGCAGCCGCCCAGGGGCGACGTGCGCCGCGCGCTGCCGGCGGGATCCACGCCGTCGAAGTCGCTGTCGGACCACAACATCTGGAACACCGTGCTCGCCATGGTGGGCAGCATCTCGGTGATGTGCGAGCAACCGTGCACGCCACGAAACATGCGCTTGACCTGCTGCGTGAAGCCGGGCTCGATGCGCAGGCCCACGAGTTGCCGGTAGGACGACGCGATTTCGCCGCATACCGGGTAAGGCGAGTGCTCGGTAAAAGCGCGTACGTCCAGGATCGTGCGCTCACGGTCGAGGACGAGCGTCACCCGCATCTGGTGGACCGGCTCGCCGGCCGGGAGCATCCGCGTGGGCATCTGCAAGGGCACGGGCTTGGTGTCCACCAGCAGGCCCTCGATCTCCAGCAGGCCGTCCTCGCGCTCGAACCCTTCGCAGCTCACGCGCCGCAGGTGCACCGACTTGCGCGGCGAGTCCGCGGGGGCGTTCATGCGTGAAGTCCCGCGTCGAAGACGACGCCCGCCTCGATCAGTTGCGCGATCTCCGGAGACGGGAAGCCAGCCGCCTCGAACACGGCCGCGGTGTGCTGTCCCACGCGCGGCGCCTTGTGAGGCAAGGATGCCGGCGTGCGATCGAAACGCGGGGCCGGTGCGGGTTGCGTGACGCCGTCCTGCGTCACGAAGGTGCCGCGTTCGGCATTGTGCGGGTGCAGTGGCGCCTCCGCCATCGACAGCACCGGTGCGAAGCAGGCATCGCTGCCTTCCAGCAGGGCGCACCACGCGTCGCGCGTCTTCGTCGCGAACACCGCCGCGAGCTTGCCGCGCAATGCGGGCCATTCGCCCTCGTCCCATTGCCGGCGGAACTGCGGGTCGTCGATGCCGCAGATCTTCAGCAGCTTCTCGTAGAACTGCGGCTCGATCGCGCCCACCGAGACGTGCCGGCCATCCGCGCATTCGTAGGTGCCATAGAAGTGGGCCGCGCCGTCCAGGAAATTCGTCCCGCGGGCGTCGTGCCAGAAGCCCTTGGCCGCGAGGCCGTACTGCGCCGCCATGAGCAGGCTCGCGCCGTCCGTCATCGCCGCGTCGACGACCTGCCCGAGGCCGGAGCGCAGCGCCTGCGCATAGGCCGCGAGCACGCCCACCACCATCAGCATCCCGCCGCCGCCGTAGTCGCCGACGAGGTTGAGCGGCGGGATGGGCGGCCTGTCGGCCGGGCCCATGAGATGCAAGGCGCCCGAGAGCGCGACATAGTTGATGTCGTGCCCCGCGGCCTGCGCGAGCGGGCCCGTCTGCCCCCAACCGGTCATGCGCCCGTACACCAGTTTCGGGTTGCGGGCATGGCAAGGCGCGGGGCCGAGGCCGAGCTTCTCCGCGACACCCGGGCGAAAGCCCTCGATGAGGATGTCCGCGCCTGCCACGAGCCTGAGCACGGCTTCCACGCCGCGCGGGTCCTTCATGTTCACGGCGACCGACTGGCGCCCGCGGTCCACGACGCCGTCGTTTCGCATCAGGTCTTCCAGGCCCCCGGCGGCGGGCTTGCCGGTGGGCAGGCGGTCGATGCGGATCACCTTCGCCCCGAGGTCCGCGAGCAGCATGCACGCGAAGGGCCCGGGGCCGATGCCCGCGAGCTCGATCACCGTGAGGTGGGAAAGGGGTCCGGTCATGCCTGCTCCTTGCCGAATTCCAGGTCCGGTTCCGCCCGGCCCACCATCGAGGCCGGGTAGTAGCCGCTGAAGTCGTCCCGGATGCGGTTGAACGGAAGGTCCGACCAGACACCGTGGTCCTTGAGGTAGCGCATGTGCTCCGACCCATCCTGTTTGAACCGCTGCAACACGGCGTCGCGCGTGCCGTCGAATTCGGTGGGCGGCACGCCCATGAGCGCGCACAGG is a window of Caenimonas aquaedulcis DNA encoding:
- a CDS encoding enoyl-CoA hydratase-related protein, with protein sequence MNGTASTLFDVRDGVATLTLNEGARMNPLTDALQQGCLAALKRVREDRSIRALIVTGEGKAFCAGADLAEFGRRAAQPGASMGTYVGEMMEQTGNPIVAGLRALPVPVVCAMNGVAAGGGVGLALAADIVVAARSAYFYLPFVPALGLVPDMGASWHLPRALGRARALALTLTGDKLSAEKAVQWGLIWDCVDDAQLQAHCRQLASRLAELPAGAANEARALFAAAESSSFEEQLARERERQMELIERPAFAAGVASFGARRKPGP
- a CDS encoding DUF2889 domain-containing protein, whose amino-acid sequence is MNAPADSPRKSVHLRRVSCEGFEREDGLLEIEGLLVDTKPVPLQMPTRMLPAGEPVHQMRVTLVLDRERTILDVRAFTEHSPYPVCGEIASSYRQLVGLRIEPGFTQQVKRMFRGVHGCSHITEMLPTMASTVFQMLWSDSDFDGVDPAGSARRTSPLGGCHALKLDGEVVRTYFAHLKDASQ
- a CDS encoding CaiB/BaiF CoA transferase family protein — protein: MTGPLSHLTVIELAGIGPGPFACMLLADLGAKVIRIDRLPTGKPAAGGLEDLMRNDGVVDRGRQSVAVNMKDPRGVEAVLRLVAGADILIEGFRPGVAEKLGLGPAPCHARNPKLVYGRMTGWGQTGPLAQAAGHDINYVALSGALHLMGPADRPPIPPLNLVGDYGGGGMLMVVGVLAAYAQALRSGLGQVVDAAMTDGASLLMAAQYGLAAKGFWHDARGTNFLDGAAHFYGTYECADGRHVSVGAIEPQFYEKLLKICGIDDPQFRRQWDEGEWPALRGKLAAVFATKTRDAWCALLEGSDACFAPVLSMAEAPLHPHNAERGTFVTQDGVTQPAPAPRFDRTPASLPHKAPRVGQHTAAVFEAAGFPSPEIAQLIEAGVVFDAGLHA
- a CDS encoding DMT family transporter, whose product is MLAVVLVVIWGSNYSIQKGLLALLGPSGVVAARYVITALCALFILLWRHGLSWPRLERREWMVLTGLAFVGHVLHVTVMANAMNLSTPFSSALISACGPIFTLLIVRFTSAVRLDRVQQLGVGLALAGILVFLSDKLQATAAGTLGDLLLLVATLLFACHTVAARALIARRGVLVVMTYATLIATLPMLALHLPGAWAAPWRTLSLDGWMALAWSLIVASFGGWLVWGWLNHELGVPRTAPLLYLLPPVAGLIAWATLGETFSAWKILGALMALGGVALAQFSRPNWKSRTP
- a CDS encoding HpcH/HpaI aldolase/citrate lyase family protein; translated protein: MTSVLDRARSFLFVPASRPERFAKALDSGAGCVIVDLEDAVPPDRKDEALDQLVEQLARFADKDLARTMVRINACGSAWHDREVRSLRRWVERGLGGVMLPKAEAPAALHALNAALGGQARLVPLVESLAGLDAADLLARVPQVSRLAFGHLDFQLDLGMRCGPEEPELAPVRFALVAASRRAGIAAPVDGVTLDTSDAVRTSADAHRSRSFGFGAKLCIHPSQVSAVERVLAPTPEELEWARQVVAEAKARNGEAFSLHGKMVDLPVLRLAQGTLLQNESIR